In the Helianthus annuus cultivar XRQ/B chromosome 11, HanXRQr2.0-SUNRISE, whole genome shotgun sequence genome, one interval contains:
- the LOC110889086 gene encoding co-chaperone protein p23-1 isoform X1 has protein sequence MSRHPPLKWAQRADVLFIKIDLPDAKDVKLKLEPEGKFYFSATAGADSVPYEIDIELHDKVNVNESKASVGSRAIVYLIKKEESKWWNRLLKQEGKTPAFVKVDWDKWVDEDEMDEKAGADMDFGDMDFSQLNLGGGGGFDAEGVDDVAEDEDSDTEEEEEEKKEGESIGKKEVATPLGNQVEAGA, from the exons ATGAG TCGACATCCTCCTTTGAAGTGGGCTCAGCGGGCCGATGTGCTATTCATCAAAATTGATCTGCCCGACGCAAAAGACGTGAAGCTTAAACTCGAGCCAGAGGGTAAATTTTACTTCTCTGCTACTGCAGGAGCCGACAGTGTACCTTATGAAATTGACATTGAGCTTCATGACAAAGTGAATGTGAAT GAGAGCAAGGCGAGTGTCGGGTCGAGAGCTATTGTGTACCTTATCAAGAAAGAAGAAAGTAAATGGTGGAATAGGCTTTTGAAGCAAGAGGGGAAGACACCGGCGTTTGTGAAAGTGGATTGGGATAAATGGGTAGATGAAGATGAGATGGATGAAAAAG CTGGAGCTGATATGGACTTTGGTGACATGGACTTTTCT CAACTTAACCTAGGAGGCGGCGGAGGCTTTGATGCAGAAGGTGTTGATGATG TTGCAGAGGATGAAGATAGTGACacagaagaggaagaagaagaaaagaaggaaGGTGAAAGTATTGGTAAAAAAGAAGTTGCAACACCCCTAGGTAACCAAGTTGAGGCAGGAGCTTGA
- the LOC110889088 gene encoding probable F-actin-capping protein subunit beta: protein MEAAMGLMRRMPPKHTETALSALLSLLPDHSSDLLSQIDQPLQVLCDVDNAKEFILCEYNRDADSYRSPWSNKYHPPLEEGIYPSSELRKLEIEANEIFTVYRDQYYEGGISSVYLWEDDDNEGFVACFLIKKDGSKYAHGKRGYLHEGGWDAIHVIQVGPEVQGMAHYCLTSTIMLSLTTNGDTSGTFNLSGSIRRQMKADLCVEDGHLCNMGKMIEELEGKLRNQLDQVYFGKTKEMVCTLRPPSELLLPMALPEARKP from the exons ATGGAAGCAGCAATGGGATTGATGAGAAGAATGCCTCCAAAACACACCGAAACCGCTCTCTCCGCTCTCCTCAGCCTCCTCCCGGACCACTCCTCCGATCTACTCTCTCAAATCGATCAGCCTCTTCAG GTCTTATGTGATGTGGATAATGCAAAAGAGTTCATCTTATGTGAGTACAACAGAGATGCTGACTCTTACAG ATCACCGTGGTCGAATAAATATCATCCACCATTGGAAGAGGGGATTTATCCATCATCTGAATTAAGGAAGCTAGAAATCGAAgcaaatgaaatatttacagttTATCGTGACCA GTATTATGAAGGCGGTATTTCATCAGTATATCTGTGGGAAGATGATGACAATGAAGGTTTCGTAGCCTGCTTCTTGATTAAAAAAG atGGATCAAAGTATGCACATGGTAAAAGAGGTTATCTTCATGAGGGTGGGTGGGATGCCATTCATGTTATCCAG GTGGGGCCAGAAGTGCAAGGAATGGCTCATTACTGTTTAACAAGTACTATAATGCTGTCGTTAACTACAAACGGTGACACATCCGGCACTTTTAATTTGTCAGGATCCATCAGGAGACAG ATGAAAGCGGACTTGTGTGTTGAAGATGGTCATTTATGCAATATGGGAAAGATGATAGAAGAATTGGAAGGAAAGCTGAGGAATCAACTTGAccag GTGTACTTTGGGAAAACGAAGGAGATGGTATGTACATTGCGTCCTCCTTCCGAGCTGCTGCTGCCTATGGCCCTACCTGAGGCCAGAAAACCGTAA
- the LOC110889086 gene encoding co-chaperone protein p23-1 isoform X2 has product MSRHPPLKWAQRADVLFIKIDLPDAKDVKLKLEPEGKFYFSATAGADSVPYEIDIELHDKVNVNESKASVGSRAIVYLIKKEESKWWNRLLKQEGKTPAFVKVDWDKWVDEDEMDEKAGADMDFGDMDFSQLNLGGGGGFDAEGVDDEDEDSDTEEEEEEKKEGESIGKKEVATPLGNQVEAGA; this is encoded by the exons ATGAG TCGACATCCTCCTTTGAAGTGGGCTCAGCGGGCCGATGTGCTATTCATCAAAATTGATCTGCCCGACGCAAAAGACGTGAAGCTTAAACTCGAGCCAGAGGGTAAATTTTACTTCTCTGCTACTGCAGGAGCCGACAGTGTACCTTATGAAATTGACATTGAGCTTCATGACAAAGTGAATGTGAAT GAGAGCAAGGCGAGTGTCGGGTCGAGAGCTATTGTGTACCTTATCAAGAAAGAAGAAAGTAAATGGTGGAATAGGCTTTTGAAGCAAGAGGGGAAGACACCGGCGTTTGTGAAAGTGGATTGGGATAAATGGGTAGATGAAGATGAGATGGATGAAAAAG CTGGAGCTGATATGGACTTTGGTGACATGGACTTTTCT CAACTTAACCTAGGAGGCGGCGGAGGCTTTGATGCAGAAGGTGTTGATGATG AGGATGAAGATAGTGACacagaagaggaagaagaagaaaagaaggaaGGTGAAAGTATTGGTAAAAAAGAAGTTGCAACACCCCTAGGTAACCAAGTTGAGGCAGGAGCTTGA